A window of Mytilus edulis chromosome 10, xbMytEdul2.2, whole genome shotgun sequence contains these coding sequences:
- the LOC139491839 gene encoding uncharacterized protein isoform X1 translates to MNRSLMILLNALFLSVVMASMDMKFGYHVIDGNAKYFENIETNLEGNTVKIHTPAHNDVMESYQIQDFHQGLQMKCLPSLKQCRLRDIDRKTAADAGQVTEGFIHSWNKGDNTINSDNEEVVKEMFYVNLDEVVDEKSLVGTLKEFHQDFKYPVYEEKKIPQDSEVLNITGTAGSRVKRAIMSIGLECHGQPPKYVFGIDTGRSDNHLKICQIERNILTDCGNIHITSPMVYICICCPWVTSVANTGECICDMNMGW, encoded by the exons ATGAACCGTTCACTGATGATCCTGTTAAATGCTTTATTCCTTTCTGTGGTCATGGCTTCTATGGATatg aaatttGGTTATCACGTTATAGACGGGAATGCCAAATATTTTGAGAACATAGAGACGAATTTAGAAGGGAATACAGTTAAAATTCACACACCAGCACATAATGATGTTATGGAATCGTACCAAATCCAAGATTTCCATCAG GGTCTGCAGATGAAATGTCTTCCTTCCCTGAAGCAATGTAGACTGCGGGACATAGACAGAAAAACTGCAGCAGATGCAGGTCAAGTTACAGAGGGATTTATCCACAGCTGG AACAAGGGAGATAATACCATAAATAGTGACAACGAAGAAGTGGTGAAGGAAATGTTTTATGTTAATTTGGATGAAGTTGTTGATGAAAAATCCCTTGTAGGGACTTTGAAAGAATTTCATCAAGATTTTAAATACCCTGTGTATGAGGAAAAGAAGATACCACAGGATTCTGAAGTTTTAAACATAACAGGTACTGCAG GCAGTCGTGTTAAAAGGGCTATAATGTCGATCGGCCTTGAATGTCATGGACAGCCGCCAAAGTATGTGTTTGGTATTGATACAGGTAGAAGTGACAATCATCTTAAAATCTGCCA aATAGAAAGGAACATACTGACAGATTGTGGCAATATACATATAACTTCACCTATGGTATATATATGCATCTGTTGTCCCTGGGTTACATCCGTCGCTAATACAGGAGAATGTATATGTGATATGAATATGGGATGGTAG
- the LOC139491839 gene encoding uncharacterized protein isoform X2, protein MNRSLMILLNALFLSVVMASMDMKFGYHVIDGNAKYFENIETNLEGNTVKIHTPAHNDVMESYQIQDFHQGLQMKCLPSLKQCRLRDIDRKTAADAGQVTEGFIHSWNKGDNTINSDNEEVVKEMFYVNLDEVVDEKSLVGTLKEFHQDFKYPVYEEKKIPQDSEVLNITGSRVKRAIMSIGLECHGQPPKYVFGIDTGRSDNHLKICQIERNILTDCGNIHITSPMVYICICCPWVTSVANTGECICDMNMGW, encoded by the exons ATGAACCGTTCACTGATGATCCTGTTAAATGCTTTATTCCTTTCTGTGGTCATGGCTTCTATGGATatg aaatttGGTTATCACGTTATAGACGGGAATGCCAAATATTTTGAGAACATAGAGACGAATTTAGAAGGGAATACAGTTAAAATTCACACACCAGCACATAATGATGTTATGGAATCGTACCAAATCCAAGATTTCCATCAG GGTCTGCAGATGAAATGTCTTCCTTCCCTGAAGCAATGTAGACTGCGGGACATAGACAGAAAAACTGCAGCAGATGCAGGTCAAGTTACAGAGGGATTTATCCACAGCTGG AACAAGGGAGATAATACCATAAATAGTGACAACGAAGAAGTGGTGAAGGAAATGTTTTATGTTAATTTGGATGAAGTTGTTGATGAAAAATCCCTTGTAGGGACTTTGAAAGAATTTCATCAAGATTTTAAATACCCTGTGTATGAGGAAAAGAAGATACCACAGGATTCTGAAGTTTTAAACATAACAG GCAGTCGTGTTAAAAGGGCTATAATGTCGATCGGCCTTGAATGTCATGGACAGCCGCCAAAGTATGTGTTTGGTATTGATACAGGTAGAAGTGACAATCATCTTAAAATCTGCCA aATAGAAAGGAACATACTGACAGATTGTGGCAATATACATATAACTTCACCTATGGTATATATATGCATCTGTTGTCCCTGGGTTACATCCGTCGCTAATACAGGAGAATGTATATGTGATATGAATATGGGATGGTAG